The following proteins are co-located in the Phaeodactylum tricornutum CCAP 1055/1 PHATR_bd_25x34 genomic scaffold, whole genome shotgun sequence genome:
- a CDS encoding predicted protein, which produces MIARTVLVANVFFFSSRRCVGWVSCIRNSDCLGYPVDAYGTKIAVQNGLCLSKARAETPKAFTEGDAFVGDILEDDFGHVNRDLAERIWNWEQQRRQELDLPKIEYSVREGLRLVDCLVHEVLRTRSEAVTRSSRVELVQEGLVSLLDAMSHYRKEDHTETDFEHTARKQIRKHLIRSLDLDTRPVRLPRAVIVMVRKAKELKRTIIDEKGRQPTWNDVAEELQIARERLHDYLIMAQGGTLSMESTVEINHPHLEDARPAYEDQEEWELSQGMVLDTGRVIRKEEIVEEYQDEMLEYEGNDEAWVRQEQVAGLLQDLIPDTEEPSPDDSALLMMIQHDLSEFLVTTLGEDEVKCIRMAFGLDSGIQISVADTAKSLEKSTDENTPPDEQNWSEVLSSGDEKDQVQKATQGVERLLGYPVTTAFTRKPPKRCVKLSSGRDRDVVHIATMWYPSYGPSWFFQAFFGKSCSRSL; this is translated from the exons ATGATTGCTCGAACTGTCCTTGTTGCCAAtgtgtttttcttttcgagTCGCAGATGCGTCGGTTGGGTGTCTTGTATTCGAAATTCGGATTGTTTAGGATACCCCGTGGACGCATACGGAACAAAAATCGCCGTCCAGAACGGTCTGTGTCTCTCCAAAGCGAGAGCGGAAACCCCAAAAGCTTTTACGGAAGGAGATGCTTTCGTCGGTGACATTTTGGAGGACGATTTTGGTCATGTAAATCGAGACCTCGCCGAGCGGATCTGGAATTGGGAGCAACAGCGTCGACAGGAACTGGATCTTCCCAAAATCGAGTATTCCGTACGTGAGGGTTTACGCCTAGTCGACTGTTTGGTCCATGAAGTCTTGCGCACTAGGAGCGAAGCTGTCACCAGAAGCTCTCGAGTGGAGCTTGTACAGGAAGGCTTGGTCTCCCTTCTAGACGCTATGAGCCATTACCGAAAGGAAGATCACACGGAAACAGATTTTGAGCACACGGCGCGGAAACAGATTCGCAAGCACTTGATTCGTTCGTTAGACCTGGATACTAGGCCGGTCCGGTTGCCACGAGCCGTAATTGTGATGGTCCGAAAAGCGAAGGAGTTGAAGCGAACGATAATTGACGAAAAGGGACGACAGCCGACGTGGAACGACGTGGCAGAAGAACTCCAAATCGCTCGTGAGCGGTTGCATGACTACTTGATCATGGCACAAGGTGGAACCTTATCGATGGAATCAACGGTAGAAATAAATCACCCGCACTTAGAGGACGCCCGCCCCGCTTACGAGGATCAAGAGGAATGGGAGTTAAGCCAAGGTATGGTTTTGGATACAGGACGCGTGATCCGTaaggaagaaatcgtggAGGAATATCAAGACGAAATGCTAGAGTacgaaggcaacgacgaagcgtGGGTACGGCAAGAACAGGTAGCGGGTCTTTTACAAGACCTTATTCCCGATACGGAGGAACCGTCTCCGGACGATTCTGCCTTGCTGATGATGATCCAGCACGATCTCTCCGAGTTTCTGGTGACGACATTAGGCGAGGACGAGGTGAAATGCATTCGCATGGCGTTTGGTCTTGACTCGGGAATCCAGATATCAGTTGCGGATACTGCAAAATCTCTAGAAAAGTCGACGGACGAG AACACACCTCCCGACGAACAAAACTGGTCTGAGGTATTGAGCAgcggcgacgaaaaggatcaagtgcagaaagcaacgcaaggCGTCGAGA GGTTGTTGGGCTATCCCGTCACGACGGCTTTTactcgcaagccgccgaagagaTGCGTCAAGCTATCGAGTGGCCGTGATCGAGACGTTGTGCATATCGCCACCATGTGGTATCCTTCTTACGGCCCTTCCTGGTTtttccaagccttttttGGCAAGAGCTGCAGCCGGAGCTTGTAA